One genomic segment of Accipiter gentilis chromosome 29, bAccGen1.1, whole genome shotgun sequence includes these proteins:
- the CNTN2 gene encoding contactin-2, which yields MGGAAGFVRTSLAVVTFLVWCRAQSSTRNYGPVFEEQPVHTLFPEGSTEEKVTLACRARASPPATYRWKMNGTEIKMDPDSRYRLVAGDLVISNPVKAKDAGSYQCVASNSRGTVVSREASLRFGFLQEFSAEERDPVKITEGWGVMFTCSPPPHYPGLSYRWLLNEFPNFIPADGRRFVSQTTGNLYIAKTEASDLGNYSCFATSHIDFITKSVFSKFSRLSLAAEDARQYAPSIKARFPADTYALAGQMVTLECFAFGNPVPRIKWRKLDGSQSSKWIGSEPLLQIQDVGFEDEGTYECEAENIKGRDTYQGRIIIQAQPEWLKVITDTEADIGSDLRWSCAAAGKPRPAVRWLRDGQPLTSQNRIEVSGGELRFSKLVLEDSGMYQCVAENKHGTVYASAELTVQALAPDFRLNPVKRLIPAARSGKVIIPCQPRAAPKATVLWTKGTELLINSSRVTITTDGTLILQNISKSDEGKYTCFAENFMGKANSTGILSVRDATKITLAPSSADINVGENLTLQCHASHDPTMDLTFTWSLDDFPIDFDKSEGHYRRASVKEAIGDLSIFNTQLKHSGRYTCTAQTVVDSASESATLTVRGPPGPPGGVVVRDISDTTVQLSWSRGFDNHSPIARYIIEARTLLSSKWKQMRTNPVNIEGNAETAQVVNLIPWMDYEFRVLASNILGVGEPSLPSSKIRTKEAAPTVAPSGLSGGGGAPNELIINWTPTLRDYQNGDGFGYILSFRKKGTQEWLTARVPHAESLHYVYRNESISPYTPFEVKIKAYNRKGEGPESLTAIVYSAEEEPKLAPFRVIAKAVLSSEMDVSWEPVEQGDMTGVLLGYEIRYWKDGDKEEAADRVRTAGLVTSAHVTGLNPNTKYHVSVRAYNRAGTGPPSPSTNVTTTKPPPKRPPGNISWTFSGSTVSIKWDPVVAKADESAVTGYKMLYRQDSHSAPTLYLASKSRIDIPVPEDFTHAFVQIRVTGPGGDGIPAEVHILRNSGTSMMVEDSVMRPVPHAVIITTNSLVMVALISYLEL from the exons TTTGGTGCCGAGCACAGAGTAGCACAAGGAACTACGGGCCAGTGTTTGAAGAGCAGCCTGTCCACACCCTCTTCCCTGAAGGCTCAACAGAGGAGAAGGTCACGCTGGCTTGCCGCGCAAGGGCCAGTCCTCCTGCAACCTACAG GTGGAAGATGAATGGCACAGAGATAAAGATGGACCCAGATTCCCGTTACAGGCTGGTTGCAGGCGACCTAGTGATAAGCAACCCAGTGAAAGCCAAGGATGCTGGCTCCTACCAATGCGTGGCATCTAATTCCAGGGGCACGGTGGTCAGCAGGGAAGCCTCCCTCCGCTTTGGCT TTTTGCAGGAATTCTCCGCAGAAGAGCGAGACCCTGTGAAGATTACAGAAGGCTGGGGAGTGATGTTCACctgcagccctcctccccacTACCCAG gCTTATCCTATCGATGGCTCCTCAATGAGTTTCCCAATTTCATCCCAGCCGATGGAAGGCGTTTCGTCTCTCAGACCACAGGAAACCTCTACATTGCCAAGACAGAAGCTTCCGACCTGGGGAACTATTCATGCTTTGCCACCAGCCACATCGACTTCATCACCAAGAGTGTTTTCAGCAAGTTCTCCCGGCTCAGCCTCGCTGCAGAGG ATGCCAGGCAGTATGCACCCAGCATAAAAGCCAGGTTTCCTGCAGACACCTACGCTCTGGCTGGGCAGATGGTGACTTTGGAGTGTTTTGCCTTTGGAAA CCCCGTTCCTCGAATAAAGTGGAGGAAGCTGGACGGCTCGCAGTCCTCCAAGTGGATCGGCAGCGAGCCCCTCTTGCAGATCCAGGATGTTGGCTTTGAGGATGAAGGCACTTATGAGTGTGAGGCTGAAAACATCAAAGGGAGAGACACCTACCAGGGCCGCATCATCATTCAAG CTCAGCCGGAGTGGCTGAAGGTGATCACAGACACGGAAGCCGACATTGGGTCCGACCTGCGCTGGAGCTGTGCGGCTGCTGGCAAACCCAGGCCTGCAGTCCGATGGCTTCGGGACGGGCAGCCGCTGACCTCCCAG AACCGCATCGAAGTGAGCGGTGGAGAGCTGAGATTTTCCAAGCTAGTCCTGGAGGACTCTGGCATGTATCAGTGTGTGGCTGAGAACAAGCATGGCACAGTATATGCAAGTGCTGAATTAACAGTGCAAG cctTAGCACCAGATTTTAGACTAAACCCAGTGAAGCGACTGATACCTGCAGCCCGAAGTGGGAAGGTCATCATTCCATGCCAACCAAGAGCAGCACCAAAAGCCACTGTGCTCTGGACCAAAGGGACTGAACTTCTGATCAACAGTAGCAG gGTGACTATTACCACAGATGGCACCTTGATCCTCCAGAATATCAGCAAATCTGATGAGGGAAAGTATACCTGCTTTGCTGAGAATTTCATGGGCAAAGCCAACAGTACTGGAATCCTCTCTGTTCGAG atgcCACCAAAATCACATTGGCACCATCTAGTGCTGATATCAATGTAGGTGAAAACCTTACTCTACAATGTCACGCATCCCACGATCCAACTATGGACCTAACCTTCACCTGGTCACTAGATGATTTCCCCATTGACTTTGACAAGTCTGAGGGGCACTACCGGCGAGCCAGTGTG AAGGAAGCTATTGGGGACCTCAGCATCTTCAACACCCAGCTAAAGCACTCGGGGCGGTACACATGTACAGCCCAGACAGTTGTGGACAGTGCTTCAGAGTCAGCCACCCTGACTGTCAGAG GACCTCCAGGCCCCCCCGGGGGTGTGGTGGTGAGAGACATCAGTGACACCACCGTCCAGCTGAGCTGGAGCCGTGGCTTTGATAACCACAGCCCTATTGCCAGGTATATCATCGAGGCACGGACCCTCCTTTCCAGCAAATGGAAGCAAATGCGTACCA ATCCTGTAAATATTGAAGGCAACGCAGAGACAGCCCAGGTGGTGAACCTCATTCCTTGGATGGATTATGAGTTTCGGGTCTTAGCGAGTAACATTCTTGGAGTTGGAGAGCCAAGTTTACCCTCCAGCAAAATCCGTACCAAAGAAGCAG CACCTACTGTGGCACCATCTGGGCTCAGCGGAGGCGGAGGGGCTCCCAACGAGCTGATCATCAACTGGACA CCGACACTGCGGGACTATCAGAACGGAGATGGCTTTGGCTACATCTTGTCATTTCGCAAGAAAGGCACCCAGGAATGGTTGACAGCAAGGGTGCCACATGCAGAATCGCTGCACTATGTCTACCGCAATGAGAGCATCAGTCCCTACACCCCCTTCGAAGTGAAGATCAAAGCATACAACAGGAAAGGAGAGGGACCAGAGAGCCTCACTGCCATCGTGTACTCTGCAGAAGAAG AACCGAAATTGGCTCCTTTCAGAGTTATCGCCAAGGCTGTTCTGTCCTCAGAAATGGATGTGTCCTGGGAGCCCGTTGAGCAGGGAGACATGACTGGAGTGCTTTTGGGCTATGAG ATCCGGTACTGGAAGGATGGTGACAAAGAGGAGGCAGCTGACAGAGTGAGAACAGCGGGGCTGGTCACATCGGCTCATGTAACAGGCCTAAACCCCAACACGAAATACCACGTGTCAGTCAGAGCTTACAATCGGGCTGGAACCGGCCCTCCCAGTCCCTCTACCAATGTCACAACAACAAAACCGC CACCAAAGAGGCCACCTGGCAACATCTCCTGGACTTTTTCTGGGTCTACAGTCAGCATCAAGTGGGACCCAGTGGTGGCAAAGGCAGATGAGTCTGCAGTTACAGGGTACAAG ATGCTCTACAGGCAGGATTCTCACTCTGCTCCCACACTATACCTGGCCAGCAAGAGCCGGATTGACATCCCTGTACCTGAAGACTTCACTCACGCCTTTGTACAGATCAGAGTGACAGGCCCTGGGGGAGATGGAATCCCAGCAGAAGTTCACATCCTCCGAAATAGTG GGACAAGTATGATGGTGGAAGACTCTGTGATGAGGCCAGTGCCACATGCTGTCATTATTACAACTAACTCTCTAGTAATGGTGGCCCTGATCAGCTACCTGGAGCTCTGA